In Triplophysa rosa linkage group LG7, Trosa_1v2, whole genome shotgun sequence, the following proteins share a genomic window:
- the LOC130556509 gene encoding protein kinase Npk — MSSLSGSFVQIHFDDIRFYENCGGGSFGSVYRALWISQDKEVAVKKLLKIDAEAEILSVLSHKNIIQFYGAILEAPNYGIITEYASRGSLYEYLSSPDSEEMDMGQVMTWAVDIAKGMHYLHAEAPLKVIHRDLKSRNVVLAADNVLKICDFGASKLVSHTTHMSLVGTFPWMAPEVIQSLPVSETCDTYSYGVVLWEMLTREVPFKGFEGLQVAWLVVEKNERPTIPSSCPASFADLMRTCWGPEPKERPQFKQILSTLETMRNDSRLPDQCNSFLHNKAEWRCEIEETLERLKQLERELTCKEQELAERERRLTEWENRLMERSRSCTPMFSHISPLAATLSAETFYEAHMEESNSSEVSCQISSSCSNGDLGKASLQKLMLGFGDMFDLDGDVPGGNLVRQSGMQVNMQAKKNSSKSCSIREGRKMNMAITMENFGWSDDDSD; from the exons ATGTCGTCCCTCAGCGGCAGCTTCGTTCAAATCCATTTCGATGACATCCGCTTCTACGAGAACTGCGGCGGCGGGAGTTTTGGGAGCGTTTACCGGGCGCTTTGgatctcacaggacaaagaagtTGCAGTCAAAAAACTGCTGAAGATCGACGCAGAG GCCGAGATTCTCAGTGTCCTGAGccacaaaaatattattcagttttACGGCGCCATTCTGGAAGCACCGAACTACGGCATCATCACAG AATATGCCAGCAGAGGATCGCTGTATGAATATTTGTCTAGTCCTGACAGTGAGGAGATGGATATGGGTCAGGTGATGACCTGGGCTGTAGATATTGCTAAag GAATGCATTATTTACATGCAGAAGCCCCTTTGAAAGTCATTCATAGAGACCTGAAGTCAAGAAACG TTGTGTTAGCGGCAGACAATGTATTAAAG ATCTGTGATTTTGGGGCATCAAAGTTGGTTTCTCACACCACACATATGTCCCTGGTGGGCACCTTCCCTTGGATGGCCCCAGAAGTGATCCAGAGTTTACCCGTCTCAGAAACCTGTGACACATACTCATACGGCGTG GTTTTGTGGGAGATGCTCACCAGAGAAGTGCCGTTTAAAGGTTTTGAGGGATTGCAGGTGGCCTGGTTGGTGGTGGAAAAAAACGAG AGGCCGACCATTCCCAGCAGCTGCCCCGCCAGCTTCGCAGACCTGATGAGAACATGCTGGGGTCCGGAACCCAAG GAAAGGCCGCAGTTTAAACAGATCCTGAGCACGCTAGAGACCATGAGAAACGACAGCAGACTGCCAGACCAGTGCAACTCTTTCTTACATAACAAAGCCGAGTGGAG GTGTGAGATCGAGGAAACGCTGGAGCGTCTGAAGCAGTTGGAGAGAGAGTTGACCTGTAAAGAGCAAGAGCtggcggagagagagaggagattgACCGAGTGGGAGAACAGACTCATGGAAAGATCCAGATCCTGCACTCCG ATGTTTTCACACATATCCCCCCTGGCGGCCACTCTGAGCGCCGAGACCTTCTATGAGGCTCACATGGAAGAGAGCAACAGCTCGGAGGTCAGCTGCCAGATTTCATCCTCCTGCAGTAATGGAGATCTGGGCAAGGCCAGCCTTCAGAAGCTCATGCTGGGGTTCGGCGACATGTTCGACCTGGACGGGGACGTTCCCGGCGGTAACCTCGTCCGCCAGTCGGGAATGCAGGTGAACATGCAAGCTAAGAAGAACTCCTCCAAGTCGTGCAGCATCCGCGAGGGACGCAAAATGAACATGGCCATTACCATGGAGAACTTTGGCTGGTCCGATGATGACAGCGATTAG